A DNA window from Ipomoea triloba cultivar NCNSP0323 chromosome 10, ASM357664v1 contains the following coding sequences:
- the LOC116032788 gene encoding acyl carrier protein 1, chloroplastic, producing MAAVGGASLISLRSRPQVSPQNSGMRLSSLKRVAFPIQQRALPFSFRTRGLRISCAAKPETVDKVCSVVKKQLALGDDISVCGESKFAELGADSLDTVEIVMGLEETFGITVEEDNAQAIVSVQDAADLIEKLIEEKDC from the exons ATGGCGGCCGTCGGTGGTGCTTCGTTGATCTCCCTCCGCTCCCGCCCTCAAGTTTCACCTCAGAACTCG GGAATGAGGCTATCTAGCTTGAAAAGAGTTGCATTTCCCATTCAGCAGAGAGCTCTGCCATTCAGCTTCCGCACAAGAGGCCTTCGGATTTCCTGTGCT GCCAAGCCCGAGACTGTCGACAAAGTTTGCTCTGTAGTTAAGAAACAACTTGCTCTGGGTGACGATATCTCTGTGTGTGGGGAATCCAAGTTTGCAGAACTTGGAGCTGATTCTCTTGATACG GTTGAAATTGTGATGGGGCTTGAGGAGACTTTCGGCATAACTGTGGAAGAGGACAATGCCCAGGCGATTGTGTCGGTCCAGGATGCTGCAGATCTTATAGAGAAGCTTATTGAGGAAAAGGACTGCTAG